The DNA window CTCCTTTGATGACGATTTTTCCGGCCTGGGCATCGTATTCAGAGGCGCTATTGCCGGATAGGAAACAAATGCCCTCGATATCGAGGCCGAGCGGATAGGTATACTTGGTGTGATCCTTCCACGGAAATACAGGCGGTACGATCGGCTTCATAAGCAACCTTCTCGTTCAGAGATGCTAATCGGCTATTGCGACCCGCTCATGCCGTCGCGCCCTGCGGTTGCTGTCGCTCGATATTATCAGACGGAGGATTTCGCTCGTCCCGTCGCCTATCTGAAAGAGCTTCGCCTCGCGATAATAGCGCTCTAAGGGATGATCGCAGCTATATCCCTGGCCGCCCATGATTTGAATGGCTTCGGAAACAACTGTCATGGTCATGTCAGCGCCTTTCAGCTTTGCCATCGCCACGGCGCTGGGCGCGTCGTCCGATCGCTCGTCGACGAGCGTCGCCGCACGGTAGGTGAGACACCGGCACGCTTCGATCGACGCCTGCATCTCGGCAAGCTTGAACCGAATAGCTTGATGGGCTGAGAGTTGCTGCCCAAACTGACGGCGCTTCTGCGCGTATGCCGCTGCATAGTCGAGAGCCGCTTGCGCAACACCGACGCAGCGCGCGCCGTAATAAGTCCGTGTCTTCGCAAAGCCGATGCGCATGGCCTCGAAGGCCTGCCCTACAGGACCTACGAGGTCGGCGTTCGGAACGC is part of the Pirellulales bacterium genome and encodes:
- a CDS encoding acyl-CoA dehydrogenase, with the translated sequence LVFAQVADRTTGKPAATMFLVPKGSSGMKVGRRIKALGHGANPIFEVRFDHCRVPNADLVGPVGQAFEAMRIGFAKTRTYYGARCVGVAQAALDYAAAYAQKRRQFGQQLSAHQAIRFKLAEMQASIEACRCLTYRAATLVDERSDDAPSAVAMAKLKGADMTMTVVSEAIQIMGGQGYSCDHPLERYYREAKLFQIGDGTSEILRLIISSDSNRRARRHERVAIAD